Sequence from the Puniceicoccaceae bacterium genome:
TGTGAAAAACCCCCGGAATGGAATGTTCCGGGGGTTTTGTCTGAAACGGGTAATCTGCTGAAATGAACTAGGATTGTGCAAGCCGTTCTCCGAGCAGCCAGAGGAAATCGGAGAGTCGATTCAGATAAGGCAGCATGCTGCGGACCTGCTCACATTCTTCAACCTGCAGCAATCGCAAGACTTCGCGTTCGGCGCGTCGCGCCACGGTTCGCGCAAGGTGCACATAGCCGGAAGGCGGATTGGCACCGGGCAGCACAAATCCGTTCATTTTAACGATCTTTTCCAGTTTTGCGATTTCGGCATCGAGCCAATCGAGAAACGCCGGATTGAACTGTGCCTTGTTGCGTGACGCATGGTCTTCAGCAGTGGTCGCCAGATCCGCCCCAACGCTGAGCAGCTGGGATTGTACGGTATGGAGCAGTTCGCCATATCCCGTAGTCTTGGGTTCTTCACGAAGCAATGCCTTGGCAAAGCCAAGTGCGCTTCCCAGTTCATCCACGGTTCCGTAGGCTTCTACACGTGCATCGGTTTTGGAAACAGGACGGCCGTATCGAAGCGATGTGTGCCCCCCATCCCCCTTTTTGGTGACAATGGTCATGGGATCAGTCTGAACGGAGTTCAGGCTTCTTCAACCGAAACTTTGTATTGAGTGCCACCCACGGAAAGCACCATGTCGGATCGACCCGTGAATGACGGAATGGATGGTGCAGGTGATGACGCATCA
This genomic interval carries:
- a CDS encoding cob(I)yrinic acid a,c-diamide adenosyltransferase, with amino-acid sequence MTIVTKKGDGGHTSLRYGRPVSKTDARVEAYGTVDELGSALGFAKALLREEPKTTGYGELLHTVQSQLLSVGADLATTAEDHASRNKAQFNPAFLDWLDAEIAKLEKIVKMNGFVLPGANPPSGYVHLARTVARRAEREVLRLLQVEECEQVRSMLPYLNRLSDFLWLLGERLAQS